A genomic region of Trifolium pratense cultivar HEN17-A07 linkage group LG3, ARS_RC_1.1, whole genome shotgun sequence contains the following coding sequences:
- the LOC123916900 gene encoding heavy metal-associated isoprenylated plant protein 16-like, which yields MAKQKIVIKVSIMDNPKFRSKAMKIAVGISGVESAAIGGDNKDQIEVIGEVDPYKLAKQLRKRFCRAELVSVGPVEKKEEKKKEEAVVPCSCPLPYYGYPPPPPPPIPMCVTYPCQEPSPCSIM from the exons ATGGCAAAG CAAAAGATAGTGATCAAGGTGTCAATAATGGACAACCCAAAATTTAGGTCCAAAGCCATGAAAATTGCCGTTGGAATTTCAG GAGTGGAAAGTGCAGCTATTGGAGGCGATAATAAGGATCAAATAGAAGTAATTGGAGAGGTAGACCCATATAAACTCGCAAAACAACTAAGAAAGAGATTCTGTCGTGCAGAATTGGTGAGTGTTGGTCCtgtagaaaagaaagaagagaaaaagaaagaagaagcaGTTGTGCCATGTTCATGTCCTCTTCCTTATTATGGTtaccctcctcctcctcctcctcctatCCCAATGTGTGTTACATATCCATGTCAAGAACCTTCTCCTTGTTCCATCATGTGA
- the LOC123916278 gene encoding heavy metal-associated isoprenylated plant protein 2-like yields MVKQKIVIKVQLMNTTKARSNAMKIAVGMLGVESAAIGGNNNDQIEVVGDMDPVILTNLLRKRFCRAELLSVGPVEKKEIKKEEKKEDKKEEKVVPCSCPPYYAYPAPIPMCVAYPCEEPSPCSIL; encoded by the exons ATGGTGAAG CAAAAGATTGTGATCAAGGTGCAATTAATGAACACCACAAAAGCAAGGTCCAATGCCATGAAGATTGCAGTTGGAATGTTGG GAGTGGAAAGTGCAGCTATTGGAGGAAATAACAACGATCAAATTGAGGTGGTTGGAGATATGGACCCAGTTATACTCACAAATCTACTAAGAAAGAGATTTTGTCGTGCAGAATTGTTGAGTGTTGGTCCTGTAGAAAAGAAAGAgataaagaaagaagaaaagaaagaagacaagaaagaagagaaagttGTGCCATGTTCATGTCCTCCTTATTATGCTTACCCTGCTCCTATCCCAATGTGTGTTGCATATCCATGTGAGGAACCTTCTCCTTGTTCCATCTTGTGA